One region of Natronobacterium texcoconense genomic DNA includes:
- a CDS encoding RAD55 family ATPase, translated as MRVPTGVPGFDELVDGGLLKDRLYIVSGPPGSGKTTFCAQALTKGAFEGETGLYLSMHESKQELVSDMSNFEFGFEQALSSGKLKFLDVFDAETKRLLLSSSRSNADRPSSVENLSNKLVSFVESKGVDRLVIDSTMLLEYYFSDNTDELVTFLTKLKRADVTVLLISEMTDPTSYSDGHYLAHGVVFMHNYLESGGMTRGLQLIKMRGTSIDCDIREAEFTESGFRVNPNEKIKS; from the coding sequence ATGCGAGTACCTACGGGCGTACCGGGGTTCGACGAGCTAGTCGACGGTGGACTCCTGAAAGATCGGCTCTACATCGTCAGCGGCCCACCCGGTAGCGGAAAGACGACCTTCTGTGCGCAGGCGCTCACGAAAGGTGCCTTCGAGGGTGAAACCGGGCTCTACCTGAGTATGCACGAGTCCAAACAGGAGCTCGTCAGCGACATGTCGAACTTCGAGTTCGGGTTCGAGCAGGCGCTCTCCTCGGGCAAGTTGAAGTTCCTCGACGTCTTCGACGCCGAGACGAAACGGCTGTTGCTGTCTTCTTCTCGCTCCAACGCCGACCGCCCCTCGAGCGTCGAGAACCTCTCGAACAAACTCGTCTCGTTCGTCGAGTCGAAAGGCGTCGACCGCCTGGTTATCGACTCGACGATGCTGCTCGAGTACTACTTCTCGGATAACACCGACGAGCTGGTAACCTTCCTGACGAAGCTCAAGCGGGCCGACGTCACCGTCTTGCTGATCTCGGAGATGACCGATCCCACTTCGTACTCCGACGGTCACTACCTCGCTCACGGCGTCGTGTTCATGCACAACTACCTCGAGTCGGGCGGAATGACTCGCGGCCTGCAACTCATCAAGATGCGAGGGACGTCGATCGACTGTGACATCCGCGAGGCCGAGTTCACCGAGAGCGGATTCCGCGTCAATCCGAACGAAAAGATCAAATCCTGA
- the trpG gene encoding anthranilate synthase component II — MTSTTAQDAGGETIRVLFVDNYDSFTYNLVEYVSQLPGTETEIVKNTATLEDVRAADPDAIVVSPGPGHPKNDRDVGVTMDVLSEVSPEVPTLGVCLGLEAAVYAYGGSVGRAPDPIHGKSSAVDHDETGVFEGIEQGFRAGRYHSLVATEVPDCFEVTATAEHGDETLVMGVRHREHPIEAVQFHPESVLTAAGHDVIENFLSSV; from the coding sequence ATGACGTCGACCACAGCACAGGACGCCGGCGGCGAGACGATACGAGTCCTGTTCGTCGACAACTACGACTCGTTTACCTACAACCTCGTCGAGTACGTCAGTCAGTTACCGGGAACAGAAACCGAGATCGTCAAAAATACCGCCACGCTCGAGGACGTTCGCGCGGCCGATCCCGACGCGATCGTCGTCAGTCCAGGTCCCGGCCATCCGAAAAACGACCGCGACGTGGGCGTGACGATGGACGTGCTCAGCGAGGTCAGCCCCGAAGTCCCGACGCTCGGCGTCTGTCTCGGCCTCGAGGCGGCCGTCTACGCCTACGGCGGGAGCGTCGGTCGAGCCCCCGATCCGATCCACGGGAAGTCGTCGGCGGTGGACCACGACGAGACTGGTGTCTTCGAGGGGATCGAACAGGGCTTTCGCGCCGGCCGATATCACTCGCTGGTCGCGACCGAGGTACCCGACTGTTTCGAGGTGACGGCGACGGCAGAACACGGAGACGAGACGCTCGTGATGGGCGTTCGCCACCGCGAGCATCCGATCGAGGCCGTCCAGTTCCACCCCGAGAGCGTTCTCACGGCTGCCGGGCACGACGTCATCGAGAACTTCCTCTCGAGTGTTTAG
- a CDS encoding chorismate-binding protein → MTRFDLDREAFREHVDRGDRPVVVRTVATLEAETTPLGAYAALTGRTPDSDRDRSPYAFLLESAEKTASSDPDGAFRPSSADAERHARFSYVGYDPEAVVTVDPDGTSVEALSDDAPLESIDTDVGDDGDTVDALRAAMPDVRFENAPDHGRQHLTGGLVGFLAYDAVYDLWLEEVGLERPDSRFPDAQFVLTTKTLAFDDREGTVSLVCTPVVGPDDDPDAVYDEIRSEAEAVAETLRTASDEGPETGGFLREDEVAGSKADYEDSVRKAKEHVLDGDIYQGVVSRKRELYGDVDTLGFYEAMREVNPSPYMYLLEHDDLTVVGASPETLVSVRGREVMSNPIAGTCDRGTSPVEDRRLAGEMLADEKERAEHTMLVDLARNDVRRVSEAGTVRVDEFMNVLKYSHVQHIESTVTGRLAADADVAEPRSAARETSSPDAFDATRASFPAGTLSGAPKIRAMEIIDALEAEPRGLYGGGVGYYSWTGDADFAIVIRTATVESGAAPRRGNSESSRPLEDDVFQDAAEKRAGRNDPRADVDDGRDRITVQAGAGLVADSDPESEYEETEKKMGGVLAALEEIELPADDREVPEPEVSR, encoded by the coding sequence CGGCGCTCACCGGTCGCACCCCTGATAGCGACCGGGACCGATCGCCGTACGCGTTCTTGCTCGAGAGCGCGGAGAAGACCGCCTCGAGCGATCCCGACGGTGCGTTCAGACCCAGTTCGGCGGACGCGGAACGACACGCGCGCTTCTCGTACGTCGGCTACGATCCCGAAGCCGTCGTCACGGTCGATCCGGACGGAACGAGCGTCGAGGCGCTTTCGGACGATGCACCGCTCGAGTCGATCGACACCGACGTCGGTGATGATGGTGATACTGTCGACGCACTCCGGGCGGCGATGCCCGACGTTCGGTTCGAGAACGCACCGGATCACGGTCGCCAGCACCTGACCGGCGGGCTGGTCGGCTTCCTGGCCTACGACGCCGTCTACGACCTCTGGCTCGAAGAGGTCGGCCTCGAGCGACCCGACTCGCGGTTCCCGGACGCCCAGTTCGTCCTGACGACGAAGACGCTCGCGTTCGACGACCGCGAGGGAACCGTCTCGCTCGTCTGTACGCCCGTCGTCGGCCCCGACGACGATCCGGACGCGGTCTACGACGAGATCCGGTCCGAAGCCGAGGCTGTAGCGGAGACGCTACGGACGGCCAGCGACGAGGGGCCCGAAACCGGCGGCTTCCTCCGCGAAGACGAGGTTGCAGGCTCGAAGGCCGACTACGAGGACAGCGTTCGGAAGGCGAAAGAACACGTCCTCGACGGCGACATCTACCAGGGCGTCGTCTCCCGGAAGCGAGAGCTGTACGGCGACGTCGATACGCTCGGATTCTACGAGGCGATGCGCGAGGTCAATCCCTCGCCGTACATGTACCTGCTCGAGCACGACGACCTGACCGTCGTCGGCGCGAGTCCCGAGACGCTTGTTTCCGTACGCGGGCGCGAGGTCATGTCCAACCCGATCGCGGGGACCTGCGACCGCGGGACCAGCCCCGTCGAAGATCGACGGCTCGCGGGCGAGATGCTGGCAGACGAGAAGGAACGTGCCGAGCACACGATGCTCGTCGATCTCGCACGAAACGACGTCCGCCGGGTCTCCGAGGCGGGCACAGTGCGGGTCGACGAGTTCATGAACGTCCTCAAGTACAGCCACGTCCAGCACATCGAGTCGACGGTGACGGGACGGCTGGCCGCGGACGCAGATGTTGCCGAACCGCGTTCGGCAGCCCGGGAGACTTCGTCTCCCGACGCGTTCGACGCGACGCGAGCCTCGTTCCCTGCTGGAACGCTCTCGGGTGCGCCGAAGATTCGTGCGATGGAGATCATCGACGCTCTCGAGGCCGAGCCACGAGGGTTGTACGGTGGCGGTGTCGGCTACTACTCCTGGACTGGGGACGCCGATTTCGCGATCGTGATTCGGACGGCAACTGTAGAAAGTGGCGCGGCGCCACGTCGAGGGAACTCGGAGAGTTCCCGACCATTGGAAGACGATGTCTTCCAAGACGCCGCGGAAAAGCGAGCGGGGAGGAACGACCCGCGAGCAGACGTCGACGACGGCCGAGATCGGATCACTGTCCAGGCCGGCGCCGGACTCGTCGCCGACAGCGACCCTGAGAGCGAGTACGAGGAAACCGAGAAGAAGATGGGTGGCGTGCTGGCCGCACTCGAGGAAATCGAACTCCCGGCCGACGACCGCGAAGTGCCCGAACCCGAGGTGAGTCGATGA
- a CDS encoding HVO_2523 family zinc finger protein has product MAADDDSRETGGRPCPQCGEPLYKRHCKYVCPQHGVVYDCSDTFW; this is encoded by the coding sequence ATGGCAGCCGACGACGACAGCCGCGAGACCGGTGGCCGGCCCTGTCCGCAGTGTGGCGAACCGCTGTACAAACGCCACTGCAAGTACGTCTGTCCACAGCACGGGGTCGTCTACGACTGTTCGGACACCTTCTGGTAA
- a CDS encoding TVP38/TMEM64 family protein — protein sequence MMLPSVPRRAIGGAVVAVAVVTAGLVLSPSAASDTLEAVSNDPYLFGLVVASLYLVRPLLAWPTTPLALVVGYGFGVAVGVPVALAGVVVTVLPVFLAVGWFATDDEPAGTGVTCDGDVLERAGDVVARYYETAGSVRGVTASRLAPIPSDVSTAAAAISGVRLRHFVAGTVLGEFPWTVAAVVVGASASSVTTDGLGEVGLAVSVACVLGAVVLLARPAYRSLQGRHRTRDSQSSSRPPDG from the coding sequence ATGATGTTGCCGTCGGTCCCACGTCGAGCGATCGGTGGAGCGGTCGTAGCGGTCGCGGTCGTCACCGCCGGACTCGTGCTGTCGCCGTCGGCGGCGTCCGACACGCTCGAAGCAGTTTCGAACGATCCGTATCTCTTCGGGCTCGTCGTCGCCTCTCTCTATCTCGTCCGACCGCTGCTTGCCTGGCCGACGACGCCGCTCGCGCTGGTCGTCGGTTACGGCTTCGGCGTCGCCGTCGGCGTTCCCGTCGCCCTCGCAGGCGTCGTCGTAACGGTCTTGCCGGTCTTTCTTGCAGTTGGCTGGTTCGCGACCGACGACGAACCCGCCGGTACTGGCGTGACGTGCGACGGCGACGTTCTCGAGCGGGCTGGCGACGTCGTCGCCCGGTACTACGAGACTGCCGGCTCGGTTCGAGGGGTCACGGCCTCGAGACTGGCACCGATCCCGTCGGACGTCTCGACCGCTGCTGCAGCGATTAGTGGCGTCCGACTGCGACACTTCGTGGCTGGAACGGTACTCGGCGAGTTCCCCTGGACTGTTGCGGCGGTCGTCGTCGGCGCGTCCGCCTCGAGCGTCACGACCGACGGTCTCGGCGAGGTCGGACTGGCGGTTTCCGTCGCGTGTGTCCTCGGTGCCGTCGTGTTGCTCGCACGGCCTGCCTACCGGTCGCTGCAGGGTCGCCATCGAACGCGAGACTCGCAGTCCTCGAGTCGACCACCGGACGGGTAG
- a CDS encoding adenosylcobalamin-dependent ribonucleoside-diphosphate reductase has protein sequence MSQSDLSAEELTLPIKRTEGETLEERLTDNAYYNILPARYLRKDADGELVEEQEDLFERVGKNIALAEAVYEGEKRDLEITVTPDQLKPDHPRRDELAEEVFGAGTTPTDDVETELSIYNVNKFAYDTVVPELPDEVRTHVEDVADEFQDMMENLDFMPNSPTLMNAGDELQQLSACFVDSPKDDIDDIHQTAKEAAQVFQSGGGMGYAFWRLRPYGDAVGSTGGIASGPITFMRTYDQMCETIAQGGARRGAQMGVMRVSHPDVIQFIHAKNKDVSLAETLRLNDPDDYTHTSFQDALEEARELIDDEGRVPKHLRNAVEGHLSNFNISVGITDDFMEAVKNGEEFTFTNPRTEEPHIATEETKELYEMFGLGEHVEVGEELSIPAEELWDDIVEGAHENGEPGVIYLERVNKQHSFDVEKHPDHRILATNPCGEQPLEEYEACNLGHINLSTLADLEAPDWRVWYDEHGDEYDDIEAAVDAFLEDAVDFEEFDHRIEMGTRFLENVVTMSDFPVEKIEQKVRKMRKIGLGIMGLAQLYIQLGMEYGSEASNEVARQLMTHINHTSKWTSHELAEQRGSFDEWDKSKYANPTEYREWFEHQTGLDADDWEDGFPIRNHNTTTIAPTGTTSMVGNTTGGCEPIYNVAYYKNVSDDVQGDEMLVEFDDYFLRVLEDNDIDVDAVKEEAQEQMATNQFNGVEGLSTVPDAIGELFVTTGDLSAKDHAGVQVACQQGVDSAISKTVNAPNDSTLEDAKDVFEYIYEHGGKGVTYYRDGTRSKQVLTTRAENTDFADETEAAETLVEQIDEIFGGLEAFLESEDVQDILEEDVSGVLGDATEPVQVDYTEKRDRPDALQGVSQRIDTGYGKLYVTINEDPETGQPFELFANIGHSGGFTNSFTEALAKVISTSLRSGVDPEEMVDELCGTRSPKVAWDKGEQIQSIPDAIGTALRRYLENEIDKPYPTQQTLEESAESPGYDGPQTDGGATTAPAGDGSESGANADQDATQDLIDAGESPECPDCGSLSLYYSEGCKTCESCGWSEC, from the coding sequence ATGAGCCAGAGCGACCTTTCCGCGGAAGAACTGACGCTCCCGATCAAGCGTACCGAAGGGGAGACGCTCGAGGAGCGATTGACGGACAACGCCTACTACAACATCCTCCCGGCCCGCTATCTGCGCAAGGACGCCGACGGCGAACTCGTCGAAGAACAGGAGGACCTCTTCGAGCGCGTCGGCAAGAACATCGCACTCGCGGAAGCCGTCTACGAGGGCGAAAAGCGAGACCTCGAGATCACGGTCACGCCCGACCAGCTCAAGCCCGACCATCCGCGACGCGACGAACTCGCCGAGGAAGTCTTCGGAGCGGGCACTACGCCGACGGACGACGTCGAGACGGAGCTGTCTATCTACAACGTCAACAAGTTCGCCTACGACACCGTCGTCCCCGAACTCCCCGACGAGGTCCGCACACACGTCGAGGACGTCGCCGACGAGTTCCAGGACATGATGGAGAACCTCGATTTCATGCCGAACTCGCCGACCCTGATGAACGCAGGCGACGAACTCCAGCAGCTCTCGGCGTGTTTCGTCGACTCTCCGAAGGACGACATCGACGACATCCACCAGACCGCAAAGGAAGCCGCACAGGTCTTCCAGAGCGGCGGCGGCATGGGGTATGCGTTCTGGCGACTCCGTCCCTACGGCGACGCGGTCGGCTCGACCGGCGGCATCGCCTCCGGTCCGATCACGTTCATGCGCACGTACGACCAGATGTGCGAGACGATCGCCCAGGGCGGCGCTCGACGTGGCGCACAGATGGGCGTCATGCGCGTCTCTCACCCTGACGTCATCCAGTTCATCCACGCCAAGAACAAGGACGTCTCGCTTGCCGAGACCCTGCGTCTCAACGACCCCGACGACTACACGCACACCTCCTTCCAGGACGCCTTAGAGGAGGCCCGCGAACTCATCGACGACGAGGGTCGAGTCCCCAAACACCTCCGGAACGCCGTCGAGGGCCACCTCTCGAACTTCAATATCTCCGTCGGCATCACCGACGACTTCATGGAGGCCGTCAAGAACGGCGAGGAGTTCACGTTCACGAACCCGCGCACGGAAGAGCCACACATCGCCACCGAGGAAACCAAGGAACTGTACGAGATGTTCGGCCTCGGCGAACACGTCGAGGTCGGCGAGGAACTGTCGATTCCCGCAGAAGAGCTCTGGGACGACATCGTCGAGGGCGCACACGAGAACGGCGAACCCGGCGTCATCTACCTCGAGCGAGTCAACAAACAACACTCCTTCGACGTCGAGAAGCATCCCGACCACCGCATCCTCGCGACGAACCCGTGTGGCGAACAGCCACTCGAGGAGTACGAGGCCTGTAACCTCGGTCACATCAACCTCTCGACGCTCGCGGATCTCGAGGCACCGGACTGGCGCGTCTGGTACGACGAGCACGGCGACGAGTACGACGACATCGAGGCCGCCGTCGACGCCTTCCTCGAGGACGCCGTCGACTTCGAGGAGTTCGACCACCGCATCGAGATGGGGACGCGATTCCTCGAGAACGTCGTCACGATGTCGGACTTCCCGGTGGAGAAGATCGAACAGAAGGTCCGGAAGATGCGCAAGATCGGGCTGGGCATCATGGGACTCGCCCAGCTGTACATCCAGCTTGGCATGGAGTACGGCAGCGAGGCCTCCAACGAGGTCGCGCGTCAGTTGATGACCCACATCAACCACACCTCGAAGTGGACGTCCCACGAACTCGCAGAGCAGCGCGGGAGCTTCGACGAGTGGGACAAGTCGAAGTACGCGAACCCGACCGAGTACCGTGAGTGGTTCGAACACCAGACCGGTCTCGACGCTGACGACTGGGAGGACGGATTCCCGATTCGCAACCACAACACGACGACGATCGCTCCCACCGGAACGACGAGCATGGTCGGCAACACCACCGGTGGCTGTGAGCCGATCTACAACGTCGCCTACTACAAGAACGTCTCCGACGACGTCCAGGGCGACGAGATGTTAGTCGAGTTCGACGACTACTTCCTCCGCGTGCTGGAGGACAACGACATCGACGTCGACGCCGTCAAGGAAGAGGCCCAGGAGCAGATGGCGACCAACCAGTTCAACGGCGTCGAAGGGCTCTCGACGGTGCCCGACGCCATCGGCGAACTGTTCGTCACGACCGGCGATCTCTCGGCGAAAGACCACGCCGGCGTCCAGGTCGCCTGTCAACAGGGTGTCGACTCCGCCATCTCGAAGACCGTCAACGCGCCCAACGACTCGACGCTCGAGGACGCCAAGGACGTCTTCGAGTACATCTACGAACACGGCGGCAAGGGCGTCACCTACTACCGTGACGGCACCCGCTCGAAGCAGGTGCTGACGACCCGCGCCGAGAACACCGACTTCGCCGACGAGACCGAAGCCGCTGAGACCCTCGTCGAGCAGATCGACGAAATCTTCGGTGGCCTCGAGGCGTTCCTCGAGAGTGAGGACGTCCAGGATATCCTCGAAGAAGACGTCTCCGGAGTCCTCGGCGACGCTACCGAGCCCGTCCAGGTCGACTACACCGAGAAACGCGACCGGCCGGACGCCCTGCAGGGTGTCAGTCAGCGGATCGACACTGGCTACGGGAAACTCTACGTGACGATCAACGAGGATCCCGAGACCGGCCAGCCGTTCGAACTGTTCGCGAACATCGGTCACTCGGGTGGCTTCACCAACTCCTTCACCGAGGCGCTGGCGAAGGTCATCTCGACCTCGCTGCGCTCCGGCGTCGACCCCGAGGAGATGGTCGACGAACTCTGTGGAACCCGCAGTCCGAAAGTCGCCTGGGACAAGGGCGAACAGATCCAGTCGATCCCGGACGCCATCGGGACCGCGCTGCGACGCTACCTCGAGAACGAGATCGACAAGCCGTACCCGACCCAGCAGACCCTAGAAGAGTCCGCCGAATCCCCGGGTTACGACGGCCCACAGACCGACGGCGGCGCGACGACCGCTCCAGCCGGTGACGGCTCCGAATCGGGAGCAAACGCAGACCAGGACGCGACCCAGGATCTCATCGACGCCGGTGAGTCTCCCGAGTGTCCCGACTGTGGCTCGCTGTCGCTGTACTACTCCGAAGGCTGCAAGACCTGCGAGTCCTGTGGCTGGAGCGAGTGCTGA